The following coding sequences are from one Streptomyces sp. NBC_01232 window:
- a CDS encoding aminoglycoside phosphotransferase family protein encodes MDTAQMHPGTHPVDEDLVRRLIAAQFPRWAGLTVERFPSGGTVNGMYRLGDGMVVRLPMLASGAGDVSTEREWLPRLAPRLPTAVPEVLGAGEPAHGYPWAWSVYGWLAGENPVAGALSEPVALAGDLAGFVAAMRSITLPGAPQAYRGGPLGSLDAATRAAIGQLRGIPQEGVDCDAVAAVWEDALRAPEWDGPPVWLHGDLMPGNVLVTGGRLTSVIDFGCMGVGDPACDLFPAWNLLPAGARTVFREALGVDDATWRRGRGRTLSQAVIALPYYRTTNPAMADNARHVIRAVLGED; translated from the coding sequence ATGGATACAGCACAGATGCATCCCGGCACGCACCCCGTCGACGAGGACCTCGTACGCCGTCTGATCGCCGCGCAGTTCCCCCGGTGGGCCGGGCTGACCGTGGAGCGGTTCCCGTCGGGCGGCACGGTCAACGGCATGTACCGGCTGGGCGACGGCATGGTCGTACGGCTGCCGATGCTGGCGAGCGGGGCCGGGGACGTGTCGACGGAACGGGAGTGGCTGCCCCGCCTCGCGCCCCGGCTGCCCACGGCCGTCCCCGAGGTGCTCGGGGCCGGCGAGCCCGCGCACGGGTATCCGTGGGCGTGGTCGGTGTACGGGTGGCTGGCGGGGGAGAACCCCGTGGCCGGGGCGCTGAGCGAGCCCGTCGCGCTGGCCGGTGACCTGGCCGGGTTCGTGGCGGCGATGCGGAGCATCACTCTGCCGGGGGCGCCGCAGGCGTACCGCGGAGGGCCGCTCGGCTCGCTCGACGCGGCTACCCGGGCGGCGATCGGGCAATTGCGGGGGATACCGCAGGAGGGTGTCGACTGCGATGCGGTGGCCGCCGTATGGGAGGACGCGCTGCGCGCCCCGGAGTGGGACGGGCCGCCGGTGTGGCTGCACGGCGATCTGATGCCGGGCAATGTGCTGGTGACCGGGGGCAGGCTGACCTCGGTCATCGACTTCGGGTGCATGGGGGTGGGCGATCCGGCCTGCGATCTGTTCCCGGCGTGGAACCTGCTGCCGGCCGGTGCGAGGACGGTCTTCCGGGAGGCGCTCGGCGTGGACGACGCGACCTGGCGGCGCGGCCGGGGGCGGACGCTCTCGCAGGCGGTGATCGCGCTGCCGTACTACCGCACGACGAACCCGGCGATGGCGGACAACGCCCGGCATGTGATCAGGGCGGTGCTGGGAGAGGACTGA
- a CDS encoding tRNA-dependent cyclodipeptide synthase — translation MGLAAQRTRPLLTTATEVFTVRPYTPHCQVISTEGDHAVIGISPGNSYFSAQRVIDLAHWGMRNFEQVDLIYTDLHVAEMYEALGYGEDEARRKAVKNLRGVRAKVNNAAAEADPTGVRLRARPMSSLTDIPAYRTLHNHLTNLIDIDPEFRETCNSLVDAFLSSKVLNGKAATTRQRDVCLEYVCAEAPLFLDTPAILGVPSSLNCYHQLLPMAELLYSRGSGLRASRNQGHAIITPAEGVPDVH, via the coding sequence ATGGGACTTGCGGCGCAAAGGACCCGACCCCTGTTGACGACAGCAACCGAAGTCTTCACAGTCCGGCCGTACACCCCGCATTGCCAGGTGATCAGCACCGAAGGCGATCATGCCGTCATTGGCATTTCCCCGGGGAACAGCTACTTCTCGGCCCAACGTGTCATCGACCTCGCCCACTGGGGCATGCGCAATTTCGAGCAGGTCGACCTCATCTACACCGACCTGCACGTGGCCGAGATGTACGAGGCCCTGGGCTACGGCGAGGACGAAGCACGACGCAAAGCGGTGAAGAACCTGCGCGGAGTCCGCGCCAAGGTCAACAACGCCGCTGCCGAAGCCGACCCCACCGGCGTCCGCCTCCGTGCCCGCCCGATGTCCTCCCTCACGGACATTCCGGCGTACCGCACGCTCCACAACCACCTGACGAACCTGATCGACATCGACCCGGAGTTCCGCGAGACCTGCAACTCACTCGTCGACGCGTTTCTCTCCTCCAAGGTGCTGAACGGCAAGGCCGCCACCACCCGGCAGCGTGACGTGTGCCTGGAGTACGTCTGTGCCGAGGCTCCGCTCTTCCTCGACACGCCGGCCATCCTCGGCGTGCCGTCCTCCCTCAACTGCTACCACCAGCTCCTGCCCATGGCGGAACTGCTCTACTCACGCGGCTCGGGCCTGCGCGCCTCGCGCAACCAGGGCCACGCCATCATCACCCCCGCCGAAGGAGTTCCCGATGTCCACTGA
- a CDS encoding GNAT family N-acetyltransferase, which translates to MPELIVPTSRLYTSWLAARAEWGPDAHMDGGGLGSDDDVDTPEGFAAWVERLHRYGDRTAPVDHGRVHATYWWIAEGDEYLGAIDLRHHLNGFLLDAGGHIGYGIRPSARRRGLATWALAAVLHEARLMGMDRVLLTCDPDNEGSVRTIEGNGGVLEDVRETLIGPKRRYWIDL; encoded by the coding sequence ATGCCCGAGCTCATAGTCCCCACCTCCCGCCTGTACACGTCCTGGCTCGCCGCGCGGGCGGAATGGGGACCCGACGCCCACATGGACGGCGGCGGGCTCGGCTCCGACGACGACGTGGACACCCCGGAGGGCTTCGCGGCCTGGGTGGAGCGACTGCACCGGTACGGGGACCGCACGGCGCCGGTCGACCACGGCCGCGTCCACGCGACCTACTGGTGGATCGCCGAGGGCGACGAGTATCTGGGCGCCATCGACCTGCGGCACCACCTGAACGGCTTCCTCCTCGACGCGGGCGGCCACATCGGCTACGGCATCAGGCCCTCGGCCCGCCGCCGGGGCCTGGCCACGTGGGCCCTGGCCGCCGTCCTGCACGAGGCGCGCCTCATGGGCATGGACCGGGTCCTGCTGACCTGTGACCCGGACAACGAGGGGTCGGTCCGCACGATCGAGGGCAACGGCGGAGTGCTCGAGGACGTCCGCGAAACCCTGATCGGCCCGAAGCGGCGCTACTGGATCGATCTCTAG
- a CDS encoding methyltransferase domain-containing protein: MNAFTDVDRSGRGPELLHYLDDAHRGLAAPKGVMRAGLDVPAGHDVLDLGCGAGHELVELERTGRCAFGADSSRLMLDASRQRLEALGLPVRLVRADAHRLPYADGAFAGCRVERLLQHVDDPAAVLAEAHRVLRPGGSLAVLEPDWASLALASEDPEAARIIADAVGGHVPHRRMGRELRGLLVAAGFADVRVEVELVVYTSVTELSHVISLERAAHAAWTGGLIPQERAQVLLREQHLLSESGAFHATFQRTTVAWARRPPATGQ; encoded by the coding sequence ATGAACGCTTTCACCGATGTCGACCGCAGCGGTCGCGGCCCGGAACTCCTCCACTACCTCGACGACGCACACCGCGGACTGGCCGCGCCCAAGGGCGTGATGCGCGCGGGCCTGGACGTACCGGCGGGCCATGACGTCCTGGACCTGGGCTGCGGTGCGGGACACGAACTGGTCGAGCTGGAGCGCACCGGACGGTGCGCGTTCGGCGCGGACTCCAGCCGCCTGATGCTGGACGCGAGCCGACAGCGCCTGGAGGCCCTCGGGCTCCCGGTCCGTCTCGTCCGCGCCGACGCCCACCGCCTGCCCTACGCCGACGGGGCCTTCGCCGGTTGCCGCGTCGAACGCCTCCTCCAGCATGTCGACGACCCCGCCGCCGTCCTCGCGGAAGCACACCGGGTACTGCGCCCGGGCGGAAGCCTCGCGGTCCTGGAGCCGGACTGGGCGTCCCTCGCCCTGGCGTCCGAGGACCCGGAGGCGGCGCGCATCATCGCCGACGCCGTCGGCGGCCACGTTCCGCACCGCCGGATGGGCCGGGAGCTGCGCGGTCTGCTCGTTGCGGCGGGCTTCGCCGACGTACGCGTCGAGGTCGAGCTCGTCGTCTACACGTCGGTGACGGAGCTGTCCCACGTCATCTCCCTGGAACGGGCCGCACACGCGGCGTGGACCGGAGGCCTGATCCCGCAGGAGCGTGCGCAGGTGCTGCTCCGTGAACAGCACCTGCTGTCGGAGTCCGGCGCCTTCCACGCCACGTTCCAGCGCACCACGGTCGCCTGGGCCCGGCGTCCTCCCGCCACAGGTCAGTGA
- a CDS encoding sigma-70 family RNA polymerase sigma factor, with product MAGRESTHQMPGTLTEEQAARMLAGMNEVIRAGEEMRKLRTEMIKLFAGFGWTQDRIARIADMSQPAVSKQVAKYAVDAAAPPVGLDLDLDQHDTPWLEGRLWGLAEVVAESLDAARCTRCVDALARGRKRFTSRTVDELRRLLEEDLMTHRAELPADLRAAYDVISRALDVPPKPTAATTATVPAAVRRTLAHQLQRDRLQEQRLSGERER from the coding sequence GTGGCAGGCCGAGAGAGTACGCACCAGATGCCCGGGACGCTGACCGAGGAGCAGGCCGCGCGGATGCTCGCCGGGATGAACGAGGTCATCCGCGCGGGCGAGGAGATGCGGAAGCTGCGCACGGAGATGATCAAGCTGTTCGCCGGCTTCGGCTGGACCCAGGACAGGATCGCCCGGATCGCCGACATGAGTCAGCCCGCCGTGTCCAAGCAGGTGGCGAAGTACGCGGTCGACGCCGCCGCGCCCCCGGTCGGGCTCGACCTCGACCTCGACCAGCACGACACGCCGTGGCTCGAAGGACGGCTTTGGGGGCTTGCCGAGGTGGTCGCCGAATCCCTCGACGCCGCGCGCTGCACCCGTTGCGTCGACGCCCTCGCCCGGGGCCGCAAGCGCTTCACCTCCCGGACCGTCGACGAGCTGCGGCGCCTCCTCGAAGAGGACCTGATGACGCACCGGGCGGAGCTGCCCGCGGACTTGCGGGCCGCCTACGACGTCATCAGCCGCGCCCTCGACGTCCCGCCGAAGCCGACGGCCGCCACGACGGCAACGGTGCCGGCCGCGGTACGCCGCACCCTCGCCCACCAGTTGCAGCGCGACCGGCTCCAGGAGCAGCGGCTCTCGGGCGAGCGCGAGCGCTGA
- a CDS encoding DUF4440 domain-containing protein — translation MSSKAEIDVVTAEFFGAFDNRGGRTADLDRIRRLVLPGGVITMTGPRFTVYTVDGFIEPRRRLLADGRLTEFSEWETSERTDIAGDIASRFGEYGKSGILDGKPFDGGGTKTIQFVRTADGWRIAAFAWYDQP, via the coding sequence ATGTCGTCCAAGGCCGAAATAGACGTGGTGACCGCCGAGTTCTTCGGCGCCTTCGACAACCGGGGCGGCAGGACCGCCGATCTGGACCGGATCCGGCGGCTGGTGCTGCCCGGCGGAGTGATCACCATGACCGGACCGCGGTTCACGGTCTACACCGTGGACGGATTCATCGAGCCGCGCAGGCGCCTGCTGGCCGACGGCCGGCTCACCGAGTTCTCCGAGTGGGAGACCTCCGAACGGACCGATATCGCGGGCGACATCGCGTCGCGGTTCGGCGAGTACGGCAAGTCCGGAATCCTGGACGGCAAGCCCTTCGATGGGGGCGGGACCAAGACCATCCAGTTCGTGCGCACCGCGGACGGCTGGCGGATCGCGGCCTTCGCCTGGTACGACCAGCCCTGA
- a CDS encoding amidohydrolase family protein, which yields MLGRSSAAAAAPDGAAGEPVRLRFTRATNGAATATATGERVVAEVQGVLWSLPPDGGPATPLTPPDLEPGRPVFSPDGRRVAMSAYRGGAFHIWVMNADGSGLRPLTDGPFDHRAPAWSPDGRSLAFCSERGGDPVAGSPYRIWTVAVTGGPPRRLTGLPGQDGPGQDGEWEDFDPVWSPDGSRVLFVRGTPTGETLTARTLASVAAEPGAAGTVTVEHTVADGRLLAPALSPAGRTAWLSAAPGPRKAENLSLFADGRPVPLDGDLAPAPPRWLGDDRLLITLDGRFRVIRPHRDGAADRVIPLDATLEVPRPRFRFKEYVLEAERSLPVRGIHLPALSPDGRSIAFAALNALWVAPVSGGAPRKILQAPVTAYVQGPVWSPDGRSLVYTDDRDGLNTVRRREVDGGRESVLAPGGRVYGVLSPDGKRLAALDLAGRLLVRDLATGTETPLVAALGGGGLPGPPSWSPDGRYLALCDRNRLSRRFREGYNLIRVVDTATGAARLHALAPHASLSDRYASGPVWSPDGRFLACVGESALWLLPVGPDGTPAGPARLLADEPADHPSWSADSRTLLYQSCARLRLLTLDGSGAPAGAPRTVPVALTHRRPAPVDTVVHAGLLWDATGSPPRADVDILISGGRITAVEPHRRGRRATRTVDASDGTVLPGLWDSHVHPYPYTYGARQGALHLAYGVTTVVSLGGSAYEQARLREDIRAGRLAAPRLLAGGELLDGSRVAYSMGRAHRTRAGFARSLARAEALDWDFVKTYVRAPYSYMAEAARFAHERLGVLAGSHLCAPGIRSGQDLTTHLVATERAEYGHGASPRGHTYQDTLEVYTHGVFDLVATPFTALPLLGADPALADDARVTSLMPPWDVAAVRAAAAGPPSAEQAAALEREVGVYRRVIEDGGRLALGTDAPLTPVGLHLHLALRALHRYGLTPAQALTTVTRTPARMFGVADRLGTVEPGRIADLTLVDGDPFTDFDDLVRVRGTVRGGRVGELPLLERAFTPSPPEAPEAPETDDWRTVLDQMLRDGCCGPHA from the coding sequence GTGCTCGGCCGCTCGTCCGCGGCGGCCGCCGCCCCCGACGGCGCCGCCGGGGAACCGGTCCGACTGCGCTTCACCCGGGCCACCAACGGGGCGGCCACCGCCACGGCCACCGGGGAGCGGGTCGTCGCCGAGGTGCAGGGCGTCCTCTGGTCACTGCCCCCGGACGGCGGTCCCGCGACGCCGCTGACCCCGCCCGACCTGGAACCCGGCCGACCGGTGTTCTCGCCCGACGGCCGCCGGGTGGCGATGAGCGCCTACCGCGGGGGCGCCTTCCACATCTGGGTGATGAACGCGGACGGCTCCGGCCTGCGCCCGCTCACCGACGGCCCCTTCGACCACCGCGCGCCCGCCTGGTCGCCCGACGGCCGCAGCCTCGCCTTCTGTTCCGAACGCGGTGGTGATCCGGTGGCCGGGAGCCCGTACCGGATCTGGACCGTCGCCGTGACCGGCGGCCCCCCGCGCCGGCTGACGGGCCTGCCGGGGCAGGACGGTCCCGGCCAGGACGGGGAGTGGGAGGACTTCGACCCGGTCTGGTCGCCGGACGGCTCGCGCGTGCTGTTCGTACGCGGCACCCCCACCGGCGAAACCCTGACCGCCCGGACCCTCGCCTCCGTGGCCGCGGAGCCCGGCGCCGCGGGGACGGTGACGGTGGAGCACACCGTCGCCGACGGCAGGCTCCTGGCCCCCGCGCTCTCCCCGGCCGGACGCACCGCCTGGCTGTCCGCGGCTCCCGGCCCCCGCAAGGCCGAGAACCTCTCGCTGTTCGCGGACGGCCGTCCGGTCCCCCTCGACGGCGATCTCGCGCCCGCCCCACCGCGCTGGCTCGGCGACGACCGACTGCTGATCACCCTCGACGGCCGCTTCCGGGTGATCCGCCCCCACCGGGACGGCGCCGCCGACCGGGTGATCCCCCTCGACGCCACCCTCGAAGTGCCGCGCCCCCGCTTCCGGTTCAAGGAGTACGTCCTGGAGGCCGAACGGAGCCTCCCGGTGCGGGGCATCCACCTGCCGGCCCTCTCCCCCGACGGCCGCAGCATCGCCTTCGCCGCTCTCAACGCGCTCTGGGTCGCACCCGTCTCAGGCGGGGCGCCCCGCAAGATCCTCCAGGCTCCCGTCACCGCCTACGTCCAGGGGCCGGTGTGGAGCCCGGACGGCCGCTCCCTCGTCTACACCGACGACCGCGACGGGCTGAACACCGTGCGCCGCCGGGAAGTCGATGGCGGCCGCGAGAGCGTCCTCGCCCCGGGCGGCCGCGTCTACGGGGTGCTGTCGCCGGACGGCAAGCGGCTCGCAGCCCTCGACCTCGCCGGGCGGCTCCTCGTCCGCGACCTCGCGACCGGGACCGAGACCCCCCTCGTCGCGGCCCTCGGCGGCGGAGGGCTGCCCGGCCCGCCCAGCTGGTCGCCCGACGGCCGGTACCTCGCCCTGTGCGACCGGAACCGGCTCAGCCGGCGCTTCCGCGAGGGGTACAACCTCATCCGCGTCGTCGACACCGCCACCGGGGCCGCCCGCCTGCACGCGCTCGCCCCGCACGCCTCTCTCTCGGACCGCTACGCCTCCGGCCCGGTCTGGTCCCCCGACGGCCGCTTCCTGGCCTGCGTCGGCGAATCGGCGCTCTGGCTGCTGCCGGTCGGCCCGGACGGCACCCCGGCCGGCCCGGCACGCCTCCTGGCCGACGAGCCCGCCGACCACCCCTCGTGGTCCGCGGACTCCCGGACCCTGCTCTACCAGTCCTGCGCCCGGCTGCGCCTGCTCACCCTGGACGGCTCCGGAGCACCGGCCGGTGCGCCCAGGACCGTACCCGTCGCCCTGACCCACCGGCGCCCCGCACCGGTCGACACCGTGGTGCACGCGGGACTGCTGTGGGACGCCACCGGCTCGCCGCCCCGCGCCGACGTCGACATCCTGATCTCCGGCGGCCGGATCACCGCCGTCGAGCCGCACCGCAGGGGCCGCCGCGCCACCCGCACCGTGGACGCCTCCGACGGCACGGTCCTGCCGGGCCTGTGGGACTCGCACGTCCACCCGTACCCCTACACGTACGGGGCGCGCCAGGGCGCGCTGCACCTCGCCTACGGGGTCACGACCGTCGTCTCGCTCGGCGGTTCCGCCTACGAGCAGGCCCGGCTGCGCGAGGACATCCGTGCCGGGCGGCTCGCCGCGCCCCGGCTGCTGGCGGGCGGAGAGCTCCTCGACGGCTCAAGGGTCGCCTACAGCATGGGGCGTGCCCATCGCACGCGTGCGGGGTTCGCCCGCTCACTGGCCCGGGCCGAGGCGCTGGACTGGGACTTCGTCAAGACGTACGTACGGGCGCCCTACTCGTACATGGCCGAGGCCGCCCGCTTCGCGCACGAGCGGCTCGGCGTCCTGGCCGGCTCCCATCTGTGCGCCCCCGGGATCCGGTCCGGCCAGGACCTGACCACGCATCTGGTGGCGACGGAGCGTGCCGAGTACGGGCACGGGGCGAGCCCGCGGGGGCACACCTACCAGGACACCCTGGAGGTGTACACGCACGGCGTCTTCGATCTCGTCGCCACGCCCTTCACGGCGCTCCCGCTGCTCGGCGCCGATCCTGCCCTCGCCGATGACGCCCGGGTGACGTCCCTGATGCCGCCGTGGGACGTGGCGGCCGTGCGGGCCGCGGCCGCCGGGCCGCCGAGTGCGGAGCAGGCTGCCGCCCTGGAGCGGGAGGTCGGCGTCTACCGGCGCGTCATCGAGGACGGCGGTCGGCTGGCGCTCGGCACCGACGCGCCGCTCACCCCGGTCGGCCTCCATCTCCACCTCGCGCTGCGGGCCCTGCACCGGTACGGTCTGACACCGGCGCAGGCCCTGACGACGGTGACCCGGACCCCGGCCCGGATGTTCGGCGTCGCGGACCGGCTCGGCACCGTCGAACCCGGCCGGATCGCGGACCTCACCCTGGTCGACGGCGACCCCTTCACCGACTTCGACGACCTGGTCCGGGTACGGGGGACCGTCCGCGGCGGGCGCGTCGGTGAACTCCCTCTCCTGGAACGTGCCTTCACCCCGTCGCCCCCGGAGGCCCCGGAGGCCCCGGAGACGGACGACTGGCGGACGGTCCTGGACCAGATGCTGCGCGACGGCTGTTGCGGCCCGCACGCGTAG
- a CDS encoding alpha/beta fold hydrolase — MPTFTAPDGTRLAYRVEGSGDPVVCVPGGPVGSAYLGDLGGLSAHRRLIALDLRGTGGSAVPEDTSSYRCDRLVEDIEALRGHLGAARIDLLAHSAGANPAMQYAARYPDRVRRLALIAPGTRAVGIDISGETRRELARLREGEPWFPAAFAALEAISEGRDGDPEALGPFFHGRWDAAARRHHAASRPDNAEAVRLFGAEGAFDPQATRAALAVCGTPTLLLAGEFDVNSPPRSVAECAGLFPDATLVVQRGAGHYPWLDDAARFVATTAAFLQ; from the coding sequence ATGCCCACCTTCACCGCACCCGACGGCACCCGGCTCGCCTACCGCGTGGAGGGAAGCGGCGACCCGGTCGTCTGCGTCCCTGGAGGCCCCGTCGGCTCCGCCTACCTCGGAGACCTCGGCGGACTGTCCGCGCACCGGCGGCTGATCGCCCTGGACCTGCGCGGCACCGGCGGGTCCGCCGTGCCCGAGGACACCTCCTCCTACCGCTGCGACCGCCTCGTCGAGGACATCGAGGCCCTGCGCGGACACCTCGGCGCCGCCCGGATCGACCTGCTCGCCCACTCGGCCGGCGCCAACCCCGCGATGCAGTACGCGGCCCGGTACCCGGACCGCGTGCGCAGGCTCGCCCTGATCGCCCCCGGCACGCGCGCCGTCGGCATCGACATCTCCGGGGAGACCCGGCGGGAGCTCGCGCGACTGCGCGAGGGCGAGCCGTGGTTCCCGGCCGCCTTCGCCGCGCTGGAGGCGATCAGCGAGGGCAGGGACGGCGACCCGGAGGCCCTCGGCCCCTTCTTCCACGGCCGGTGGGACGCCGCGGCCCGGCGGCACCACGCAGCCTCCCGGCCGGACAACGCGGAGGCCGTCAGGCTCTTCGGGGCCGAGGGCGCCTTCGACCCGCAGGCCACGCGCGCGGCGCTCGCCGTCTGCGGGACGCCCACGCTTCTGCTCGCGGGGGAGTTCGACGTGAACAGCCCGCCGCGGTCGGTCGCCGAGTGCGCCGGGCTGTTCCCCGACGCCACCCTCGTCGTGCAGCGCGGGGCGGGGCACTACCCCTGGCTCGACGACGCCGCCCGGTTCGTGGCGACCACCGCGGCCTTCCTGCAGTAG
- a CDS encoding class I SAM-dependent methyltransferase has protein sequence MGERPEGPGQGGAEDGTAWSGRAGAQAFAAVDAATDRLLGYPFVFRELSRRIGAGEVLVDYGCGPGKVADEAARRLGARVLGVDTSPEMLALARGSATAVAEYHLVENGRASGLVDGCADAVMCNHVLASLPAEEAVLEVFTEIRRLLRPDAPFVLLSTDPACSGTEYASLRIGDPGEVYGPGDELTVRLRRTDGSWQEARNHAWPVGVLPALLERAGFRDVVQHRPTVEEALTVADAGFATGRAWSAERARPPLVITTALATPAPLT, from the coding sequence GTGGGCGAAAGGCCTGAGGGACCCGGGCAGGGCGGTGCCGAAGACGGCACGGCCTGGTCCGGACGCGCCGGTGCGCAGGCCTTCGCGGCGGTCGACGCGGCCACGGACCGGCTGCTCGGGTATCCCTTCGTCTTCCGGGAGCTGTCCCGCCGGATCGGCGCCGGCGAGGTCCTGGTGGACTACGGATGCGGACCGGGCAAGGTCGCCGACGAGGCGGCCCGGCGGCTCGGCGCCCGGGTGCTGGGTGTGGACACCTCCCCGGAGATGCTGGCACTGGCCCGCGGCTCGGCGACCGCGGTGGCCGAGTACCACCTGGTCGAAAACGGGCGCGCGAGCGGACTGGTGGACGGTTGCGCGGACGCCGTGATGTGCAATCACGTACTGGCGTCGCTCCCGGCCGAGGAGGCGGTGCTCGAGGTGTTCACCGAGATCCGCCGACTCCTGCGGCCGGACGCCCCGTTCGTGCTGCTGTCCACCGATCCCGCCTGCAGCGGCACGGAGTACGCCTCACTGCGGATCGGTGACCCGGGCGAGGTCTACGGGCCGGGCGACGAGCTGACCGTACGGCTCCGGCGCACGGACGGCTCCTGGCAGGAGGCACGCAACCACGCGTGGCCCGTCGGCGTCCTTCCGGCCCTGCTGGAGCGCGCGGGCTTCCGGGACGTCGTCCAGCACCGGCCGACCGTGGAGGAGGCGCTGACGGTGGCCGACGCGGGCTTCGCGACCGGCCGGGCGTGGTCGGCGGAGCGGGCCAGGCCGCCCCTGGTCATCACGACGGCCCTGGCGACACCGGCTCCCCTCACGTGA
- a CDS encoding cytochrome P450, protein MSTDTLLDFPFSARGDQLPPEIEELRSEPVKRVRTIAGDEAWLVSSYPLAKQVLEDPRFSLKDTSAPGVPRQYALTIPPEVVNNMGNITGAGLRKAVLKAINPKTDGLTGWMRDQATALVDSLLSHGAPVDLRGQFTNPYAENLHCRILGIPESDAPRLAASLDIAFMNSACPVTGAKLNWDRDIAYMVERLDDPTTTGLIAELAALRNDPDYDHLTDEMLATVGVTLFGAGVISTMGFLTMAIVSLLQNPEMWERLRKEPEKIPAAVDELLRINLSIADGLPRLALEDLTLGDVEVKKGELMLVLVEAANTDPDVYPDPHVADIDRPNAGTHLSFGGGQHYCPATALGKRHTEIAIEVLLEKMPNLALAVPVDQLVWRTRFMKRIPERLPVLW, encoded by the coding sequence ATGTCCACTGACACCCTGCTCGACTTCCCGTTCTCCGCGCGCGGCGACCAGCTCCCGCCCGAGATCGAGGAGCTGCGCAGCGAACCGGTGAAGCGGGTTCGCACCATAGCCGGGGACGAAGCCTGGCTCGTCTCCTCCTATCCGCTGGCCAAGCAGGTCCTGGAGGATCCCCGGTTCAGCCTCAAGGACACCTCGGCGCCCGGTGTTCCCCGCCAGTACGCGCTGACGATCCCGCCCGAGGTCGTCAACAACATGGGCAACATCACCGGCGCGGGGCTGCGCAAGGCCGTCCTCAAGGCGATCAACCCGAAGACCGACGGCCTCACCGGCTGGATGCGCGACCAGGCCACCGCCCTGGTCGACAGCCTCCTGAGCCACGGGGCGCCGGTCGATCTGCGCGGCCAGTTCACCAACCCGTACGCCGAGAACCTGCACTGCCGCATCCTCGGCATCCCCGAGTCCGACGCACCGCGCCTGGCCGCCAGCCTCGACATCGCGTTCATGAACTCGGCCTGCCCGGTCACCGGCGCCAAGCTCAACTGGGACCGGGACATCGCCTACATGGTGGAGCGCCTCGACGACCCCACCACCACCGGCCTGATCGCCGAGCTCGCCGCGCTGCGCAACGACCCCGACTACGACCACCTGACGGACGAGATGCTCGCCACCGTGGGTGTCACGCTGTTCGGCGCGGGAGTCATCTCCACCATGGGGTTCCTGACCATGGCGATCGTCTCGCTCCTCCAGAACCCCGAGATGTGGGAGCGGCTGCGCAAGGAGCCGGAGAAGATCCCGGCCGCCGTGGACGAACTCCTGCGCATCAACCTGTCGATCGCCGACGGCCTGCCCCGGCTCGCCCTCGAGGACCTCACCCTCGGCGACGTCGAGGTGAAGAAGGGCGAGCTCATGCTCGTCCTGGTCGAGGCCGCCAACACGGACCCGGACGTGTACCCCGACCCCCACGTCGCTGACATCGACCGGCCGAACGCCGGCACGCACCTCTCCTTCGGCGGCGGCCAGCACTACTGCCCGGCCACGGCTCTCGGCAAGCGGCACACCGAGATCGCCATCGAGGTACTCCTGGAGAAGATGCCGAACCTCGCCCTCGCCGTGCCGGTCGACCAGCTCGTGTGGCGCACCCGCTTCATGAAGCGCATCCCGGAGCGCCTGCCCGTGCTCTGGTAG